In one window of Synechococcus sp. M16CYN DNA:
- the hemJ gene encoding protoporphyrinogen oxidase HemJ — MTLPPEAYLWFKTLHIVGVVVWFAGLFYLVRLFIYHVEAKNLEPSLQQPFFAQYTLMEKRLANIITTPGMAVAMVMAIGLLVVQPTWLQEGWMHAKLACVIALLGYHAFCYRLMRKLHAGTCQWSSRQLRILNELPTLLLVTVVMLVVFKTQFPTGAATWLIIGLVVSIAASIQFYTRWRRLQAEAWAEL; from the coding sequence ATGACGCTTCCTCCCGAGGCTTACCTCTGGTTTAAAACACTCCATATAGTTGGTGTGGTTGTCTGGTTTGCAGGTCTTTTTTATTTGGTTCGACTGTTCATCTATCACGTTGAAGCCAAGAACCTAGAACCGTCGTTACAACAACCATTTTTTGCTCAGTACACGCTGATGGAGAAGCGGCTGGCAAACATAATTACAACCCCTGGCATGGCCGTAGCAATGGTCATGGCTATTGGCCTCCTTGTGGTTCAACCTACCTGGCTCCAGGAAGGCTGGATGCACGCCAAACTTGCCTGCGTCATAGCCTTGCTGGGATACCATGCTTTTTGTTATCGGCTTATGCGAAAGCTCCATGCAGGGACCTGTCAGTGGTCTAGCAGGCAGCTGCGCATTCTAAACGAACTCCCAACGCTACTACTGGTTACTGTTGTAATGCTTGTAGTGTTTAAAACACAGTTTCCGACGGGAGCTGCCACTTGGTTGATTATTGGGCTTGTAGTTTCTATCGCAGCGTCTATCCAGTTTTACACTCGTTGGCGTCGCCTGCAAGCTGAAGCATGGGCAGAGTTGTAG
- a CDS encoding branched-chain amino acid transaminase, translated as MHQFLPYAWFQNQCVPFEEASISIATHALHYGTGAFGGMRAIPDPQNADTMLLFRADRHARRLSQSARLLLTDLSEEIILSAITAMLRANKPGQPVYLRPFVYTSDLGIAPRLHDIETDFLVYGLPLGDYLSPEGVSCRISSWTRQEDRSLPLRGKISGAYITSSLAKTEAVQSGFDEALLLNSRGKISEASGMNLFLVRDGQLITPGVDQDILEGITRESVMELAKAMEIPVIERPVDKTELFIADEVFLTGTAAKVTPIRQIESTVLQSQHPVMQALKDRLIAISEGRDSAYEHWVTRIATP; from the coding sequence ATGCATCAGTTCCTGCCCTATGCCTGGTTCCAAAACCAGTGCGTCCCATTCGAGGAGGCCAGTATCTCCATCGCCACTCATGCACTTCATTACGGCACAGGTGCTTTTGGTGGGATGCGCGCCATTCCGGATCCGCAGAATGCAGACACGATGCTTCTGTTTCGGGCCGATCGTCATGCGCGTCGACTTAGCCAAAGTGCTCGACTACTTCTCACAGACTTGAGTGAAGAGATTATACTCTCCGCCATCACAGCGATGCTTCGAGCAAATAAACCCGGGCAACCGGTCTACCTCAGACCGTTCGTTTACACCAGCGATCTGGGTATTGCCCCTCGCTTGCACGATATCGAAACCGACTTCCTAGTCTACGGATTGCCCCTCGGTGATTACCTTTCACCTGAAGGGGTGAGCTGTCGTATCAGCAGTTGGACGCGCCAAGAGGACCGATCTTTGCCGTTGCGGGGCAAGATTAGCGGGGCCTACATCACCAGCTCGCTAGCTAAAACAGAGGCTGTGCAAAGTGGATTTGATGAGGCATTACTGCTAAATAGTCGCGGCAAGATCAGCGAAGCCAGTGGTATGAATCTTTTCTTGGTTCGAGATGGTCAGCTGATTACTCCTGGTGTCGACCAAGACATCCTCGAGGGAATCACCCGAGAGAGCGTGATGGAGCTCGCAAAAGCTATGGAGATCCCTGTCATAGAGCGCCCTGTCGATAAAACTGAACTGTTTATCGCAGATGAGGTGTTCCTGACCGGAACAGCGGCTAAAGTTACCCCTATTCGGCAAATCGAATCGACTGTTCTTCAGAGTCAGCACCCTGTGATGCAGGCCCTCAAAGATAGGCTGATTGCTATCTCCGAAGGCCGGGATTCTGCTTATGAGCACTGGGTGACCCGGATCGCTACTCCTTAG
- the cobN gene encoding cobaltochelatase subunit CobN encodes MHRLASCPGLDPPEDVVLVEQVPADVLFLSSAWTDLNTLATYLASPQGSAWQNKLRGLSLDCLSHPAQLDHYLATTAQHARIVLVRLLGGRGHWGYGLEQLQRWKEVKGDRQLLILAGTADQSAELHSLGSIPQALADRLAELLRQGGLANLEEVLAALQLLLLGQQPNPAQCQLHSFSDPSPWDWREESGPRIGLILYRAQFQAGEFTLAESLCKACRERGLSPRLLWVSSLRDSAVQVEVIDLLRSQNVEVVITGTSFASVRTSEAGLGSPLWEQLDVPVLQLLSSNRSRQSWWQSTRGLDFLDLSLQVVMPELDGRVTTRPCAFREHQATAPYMGAAVPCQVPDSDGISWLVEHSQRWITLRQTPECDRRLVMVLANYPIRDGRVANGVGLDTPASCVAMMQWLQKIGYNLGTEVLPVSGDMLMQRLLQGRTNAPEGQDRPALDYLPLALYEDWWRSIPSQARSKSQERWGVPSTACDHDPERGFAIHGLCFGNVAILIQPDRGYDPDQIADLHSPNLPPPHRYLAQYLWVNVVHKAHVVVHVGKHGSAEWLPGKAVGLSSGCGPHLALGALPQLYPFIVNDPGEGSQAKRRGQAVVLDHLTPPLGRAGLYGPLQRLEDQLDELMVARQLGAERAELIETNILDTLRELNWPNVPSKEELKWHPERVNGCFNSAETYLCELKEAQIRTGLHRFGQRPAPKLELELLLALARPPANGRLGLIQAMAREIGTDFDPWTQEEGDLLEEADQILLDELGCERRKRVGDAVAWLEDQALTLLSIILNHDHGARTELAAPFCNWIQKPDENFTLSAIIQDLWPNLIQCASSEKSAFCRGISGQRISAGPSGAPSRGRPDVLPTGRNFYSVDLRGLPTEAAWDLGRRSAEQLLNLHLQEHGECLRYLALSVWGTATMRNGGEDIAQLLALIGVRPVWDGPTRRLVDLEVIPLRLLGRPRVDVVVRISGLFRDAFPQLIAWVDQAQSLVASLDEPADQNPLAALTREQGQQWRIYGSAPGAYGAGLQALIDNGSWESRTNDLGEAFLCWSQWRYNQSSEPSEDRSGLESALRRVQVVLHNQDNREHDLLDSDDYYQFHGGLSAAVEKSSGKRPQLWFGDHSRQERPRMHRLEHELDKVMRSRLLNPRWIEGMQQHGYKGAFEMGASLDYLFAYDATTDRVPDWCYGALCDQWLNDPFILRFLEQSNPWVLRDMAERLLEASNRGCWQKARIDQIEHLKKLIVSSEAQIEQGELITCSDHEPSA; translated from the coding sequence ATGCATCGTCTTGCCAGCTGTCCCGGCCTTGATCCCCCTGAGGATGTAGTTCTTGTAGAACAAGTACCAGCGGACGTTCTATTCCTTTCCAGTGCTTGGACTGATCTCAATACCTTAGCGACATATTTGGCATCCCCCCAAGGCTCTGCTTGGCAAAACAAGTTGCGGGGTTTGTCTCTCGATTGCCTGTCCCATCCCGCACAGCTTGACCACTATCTGGCGACCACGGCTCAACATGCTAGAATTGTGCTCGTTCGTCTACTCGGTGGTCGTGGACACTGGGGATACGGCCTTGAGCAACTGCAGCGCTGGAAAGAGGTCAAAGGTGATCGTCAACTGCTGATCCTGGCGGGAACAGCCGATCAAAGCGCGGAACTTCATAGCTTGGGATCCATCCCGCAGGCCCTTGCTGATCGTTTGGCTGAATTACTACGCCAAGGTGGTCTCGCCAACTTAGAGGAGGTTCTTGCAGCGTTGCAACTCCTGCTCTTAGGACAACAACCCAATCCAGCGCAATGTCAACTTCATTCCTTTTCAGATCCTTCCCCATGGGATTGGCGTGAGGAATCCGGTCCACGCATCGGCCTTATCCTGTACAGAGCTCAGTTTCAGGCCGGTGAATTTACACTTGCTGAATCCCTTTGCAAGGCTTGTCGAGAGCGTGGTCTAAGCCCACGGTTGCTCTGGGTAAGCAGCCTTCGAGATTCAGCTGTGCAAGTCGAAGTGATCGATTTGTTACGCAGTCAAAACGTTGAGGTTGTAATTACGGGTACGTCCTTCGCCTCTGTACGAACATCCGAAGCAGGTTTGGGTAGTCCGTTATGGGAACAACTTGATGTACCCGTGCTGCAATTGTTAAGTAGTAACCGGAGCCGGCAGAGCTGGTGGCAGAGTACACGTGGTCTCGATTTTCTTGATCTCTCACTGCAGGTAGTGATGCCTGAATTGGATGGCAGGGTGACCACTAGACCTTGTGCATTTCGAGAACATCAGGCAACGGCACCATACATGGGAGCCGCGGTGCCCTGCCAAGTCCCGGACTCCGATGGCATCAGCTGGCTGGTCGAGCATAGCCAGCGCTGGATCACACTTCGCCAAACCCCAGAATGCGATCGTCGCTTAGTGATGGTCTTGGCTAACTACCCGATTCGTGATGGTCGGGTCGCTAATGGAGTCGGCCTCGACACGCCTGCGAGTTGCGTCGCGATGATGCAGTGGTTGCAGAAGATTGGCTACAACCTTGGGACAGAAGTTCTACCTGTTAGCGGCGATATGCTGATGCAACGACTGCTTCAGGGTCGGACTAACGCACCCGAGGGGCAGGATCGACCAGCCTTAGACTATCTGCCACTAGCCCTTTATGAGGACTGGTGGCGTTCGATTCCCTCTCAAGCACGATCTAAAAGCCAAGAACGTTGGGGGGTTCCCAGTACTGCCTGTGATCACGACCCTGAACGGGGCTTCGCAATTCACGGCCTGTGCTTTGGCAATGTGGCGATCTTAATTCAGCCGGATCGCGGATATGACCCTGATCAAATCGCCGATTTGCATTCTCCGAATCTACCCCCTCCTCACCGCTATCTGGCGCAATACCTTTGGGTTAATGTGGTGCACAAAGCCCACGTTGTAGTACACGTGGGTAAACATGGGAGCGCGGAATGGTTGCCCGGGAAAGCGGTAGGCCTCAGTAGCGGTTGCGGCCCTCATCTAGCCCTTGGCGCACTTCCTCAGCTATACCCATTCATTGTGAATGATCCAGGTGAAGGCTCACAGGCAAAACGGCGTGGCCAGGCCGTAGTGTTAGACCACCTCACACCGCCTCTAGGCCGCGCAGGGCTGTATGGCCCCCTGCAACGGCTAGAAGACCAGCTTGATGAGCTTATGGTGGCGAGACAGCTTGGTGCTGAGCGGGCCGAATTAATTGAAACCAATATTCTGGATACACTTCGAGAATTGAATTGGCCCAATGTACCCAGCAAAGAGGAGCTCAAGTGGCATCCCGAACGTGTCAATGGTTGCTTCAATTCCGCTGAAACTTATCTCTGTGAACTTAAGGAGGCACAGATTCGTACGGGACTTCATCGCTTCGGTCAGCGACCAGCGCCAAAGTTAGAGCTAGAACTTCTTCTTGCTTTAGCTCGCCCACCGGCTAACGGCCGGCTAGGCCTTATACAGGCCATGGCCCGTGAGATCGGTACAGATTTTGATCCCTGGACCCAGGAGGAAGGAGATCTACTAGAGGAAGCCGATCAAATTCTACTGGATGAGCTGGGCTGTGAACGGCGCAAACGCGTTGGTGACGCGGTCGCTTGGTTAGAAGATCAAGCGCTGACCCTTCTCTCAATCATTCTGAACCATGACCACGGAGCAAGAACTGAGCTTGCTGCACCCTTCTGTAACTGGATTCAAAAACCCGATGAAAACTTCACTCTCTCTGCAATTATTCAAGACCTCTGGCCAAATTTGATCCAGTGTGCGTCATCGGAGAAATCGGCCTTTTGCCGTGGGATCAGTGGCCAAAGAATTTCAGCAGGTCCGTCGGGAGCACCGAGTCGAGGGCGTCCGGATGTATTGCCGACGGGCAGAAATTTTTATTCTGTTGATCTCAGAGGTTTGCCTACGGAGGCAGCTTGGGATCTTGGTCGGCGCTCAGCGGAGCAACTTCTGAATTTGCACTTGCAGGAGCATGGCGAGTGCTTGCGGTATCTGGCGCTCTCGGTGTGGGGTACCGCGACAATGCGGAATGGCGGGGAAGATATCGCCCAGCTCCTGGCCTTAATCGGCGTCCGTCCTGTTTGGGATGGACCGACGCGCCGATTGGTGGATCTAGAAGTAATTCCCCTTCGTCTTTTAGGTCGTCCTAGGGTAGATGTGGTAGTGAGGATATCAGGGCTGTTTCGAGATGCTTTTCCACAGCTCATAGCGTGGGTTGATCAAGCCCAGTCACTGGTGGCGTCTCTTGATGAGCCAGCGGATCAAAACCCCCTAGCGGCCCTTACCAGGGAACAGGGCCAGCAATGGCGGATTTATGGCTCAGCCCCTGGTGCCTATGGAGCTGGTCTTCAAGCACTTATAGACAATGGATCTTGGGAATCGCGTACTAATGACCTCGGAGAAGCCTTCCTCTGTTGGAGCCAATGGCGTTACAACCAATCGTCAGAGCCTTCTGAGGATCGATCAGGGCTGGAATCTGCTCTTAGACGAGTTCAAGTCGTGCTTCATAACCAGGACAACCGAGAGCATGATTTGCTCGATTCCGACGACTACTACCAATTTCATGGTGGTTTGAGTGCAGCGGTAGAAAAGAGTTCAGGGAAACGTCCGCAACTTTGGTTCGGGGACCATTCACGACAGGAGCGGCCTCGTATGCATCGGTTGGAGCACGAGCTCGACAAAGTAATGCGCAGCCGTTTGCTTAATCCACGCTGGATAGAAGGCATGCAACAACATGGCTACAAGGGCGCATTTGAAATGGGAGCAAGTCTTGACTATCTCTTTGCCTACGATGCGACGACTGACCGCGTACCTGACTGGTGTTATGGGGCTTTATGTGATCAGTGGCTCAACGACCCGTTCATCTTGAGATTTCTAGAGCAGAGCAACCCTTGGGTTCTTCGAGATATGGCAGAACGCTTGCTTGAAGCATCCAACCGTGGTTGTTGGCAAAAAGCCAGGATTGATCAAATTGAACACTTGAAGAAGCTCATAGTGAGCAGTGAAGCCCAAATCGAGCAAGGTGAATTAATTACTTGTTCAGATCACGAACCATCTGCTTAA
- a CDS encoding PHP domain-containing protein has protein sequence MEVLAQVGPDSCPSKLNFHCHTVYSDGSLDPLMLIQQASSLGLTHLAVTDHHSSHAHAQMLAWLDKRRTTGFCVPTLWSGMEISALLKGCLVHILALGFELNHRALSPYNCGAAAVGQPLRAEAVVSAIHQAGGLAVLAHPARYRLGYKVLIEEAARLGFDGGEAWYDYNMLPTWQPSSLICEAIDSQLSKLGLLRTCGTDSHGTDLCGR, from the coding sequence ATGGAAGTATTGGCCCAAGTGGGGCCAGACAGCTGTCCTAGCAAGCTGAATTTCCATTGTCACACCGTCTACAGCGACGGAAGCCTTGACCCCTTAATGTTGATACAACAAGCTTCAAGTCTGGGTTTAACTCATTTAGCGGTTACTGACCATCATAGTTCTCATGCTCATGCACAAATGTTGGCTTGGTTAGACAAGCGACGGACAACGGGTTTCTGTGTGCCAACACTTTGGAGTGGTATGGAAATCAGCGCCCTGCTGAAGGGTTGCTTGGTCCATATACTGGCGCTCGGGTTCGAGCTCAACCATCGAGCGCTAAGTCCCTACAACTGTGGTGCCGCTGCGGTGGGCCAGCCTCTGCGGGCAGAAGCGGTGGTGAGTGCGATTCATCAAGCAGGTGGTTTGGCTGTGTTGGCGCATCCTGCTCGCTACCGACTTGGATATAAGGTCCTTATCGAGGAAGCTGCTCGTTTGGGCTTTGATGGAGGGGAAGCTTGGTATGACTACAATATGCTTCCGACCTGGCAGCCAAGTTCACTCATCTGCGAAGCTATTGATAGCCAACTTTCCAAACTTGGACTTTTACGTACCTGTGGCACGGATAGCCACGGGACCGACCTCTGCGGTCGCTAA